The following coding sequences lie in one Arachis ipaensis cultivar K30076 chromosome B03, Araip1.1, whole genome shotgun sequence genomic window:
- the LOC107632754 gene encoding protein FAR1-RELATED SEQUENCE 5-like translates to MSDNYSDDDLYTVDSGESIGWIDFLNLSEEEVLRFNFTDVYIAFEFYQQYAKHHGFGARRFRSEKRGELRIRQEFVCHRQGYRSPKFYSMPNQQKRPRAETRCGCPARMLLCMDDESGRWCVAYFSDAHNHHVLELRFSSMLPGHRRMSEADIEQMNDMRKGSIGVSRIHGFMASLAGGYHNVPYTTRDMHNVFGDVVAFDATYKKNVYLSPLVVFSDVNHHNQTVVFAAALVADEKEKTYVWLLQQLQTSMKGKAPASIITDGDRQMKSAIEQVFLEAHHRLCAWHLLRNATSNIGKPKFTRMFRDCMLGDYEVGTFQRKWFEMVEKFGVADKIWVQDMYERRYSWATAHIRGKFFAGFRTTSRCEGLHAVISRYVKSRYSYTDFLCHFHRCLMFVRAKKIEADFECANGDPIMTTNLKQLERGAAENYTRTIFYLFVHILDRACAMRVVDSEDNGSYFIHTVSRYGTPGKDWRVVATSDMSEVRCTCMRMECFGVPCEHIIAVLVLNNVHEIPSSLILPRWTKDHFENEHAADTSFSPEGPPTAGGRAPARNPPKRNTKGNGDDGGKKTKRCRLCREVGHNRTTCPDRRTMESSSAVADEMDSMDTDMLYDNLSGDLYATAEIPSFRCSDSDTQAGFVDSDFAGTNTSGPVMSLAD, encoded by the exons TACCAGCAATATGCAAAGCACCATGGCTTCGGCGCGAGACGTTTCAGAAGTGAAAAACGTGGTGAATTAAGGATACGGCAGGAGTTCGTGTGCCACCGACAAGGGTACCGATCCCCGAAGTTCTACTCGATGCCTAACCAGCAGAAGAGGCCGAGGGCCGAGACACGGTGTGGATGCCCTGCAAGGATGCTACTTTGCATGGACGATGAATCAGGACGTTGGTGCGTTGCGTACTTTTCAGACGCGCATAACCACCACGTTCTTGAGTTGCGATTTTCTTCCATGCTCCCAGGCCATCGAAGGATGAGCGAAGCGGACATCGAGCAGATGAACGACATGCGTAAAGGAAGCATTGGCGTCTCGCGAATCCATGGTTTTATGGCGAGCCTAGCCGGCGGGTATCATAATGTCCCGTACACAACAAGGGACATGCACAAT GTATTTGGAGACGTGGTCGCATTTGATGCAACGTACAAGAAAAATGTTTACCTTTCACCTCTTGTAGTGTTCTCCGATGTGAATCACCACAACCAAACAGTTGTCTTTGCCGCTGCACTAGTGGCAGACGAGAAAGAAAAGACCTATGTCTGGCTGCTTCAACAGTTGCAAACCTCAATGAAAGGGAAGGCTCCCGCATCCATAATAACCGACGGTGACAGGCAAATGAAGTCTGCGATCGAGCAAGTTTTTCTAGAGGCTCACCATCGACTATGTGCTTGGCATCTACTCCGAAACGCCACGAGCAACATCGGAAAGCCTAAATTCACCAGGATGTTTAGGGATTGCATGCTTGGCGACTACGAGGTCGGAACATTCCAGAGAAAGTGGTTTGAGATGGTTGAGAAATTTGGCGTCGCCGATAAAATATGGGTACAAGACATGTACGAGAGAAGGTACAGTTGGGCCACAGCACACATACGAGGAAAGTTCTTTGCCGGATTTCGCACAACCTCAAGGTGCGAGGGCTTACACGCTGTGATATCACGGTATGTTAAGTCTCGATACAGTTACACTGATTTTTTATGTCATTTCCATCGATGCTTGATGTTCGTGCGTGCAAAGAAAATAGAGGCTGATTTCGAGTGTGCAAATGGTGACCCTATTATGACCACCAACCTGAAACAGTTGGAGCGGGGTGCAGCCGAGAACTACACTCGGACAATATTCTATTTGTTTGTTCACATTCTTGACAGGGCCTGTGCAATGAGGGTGGTTGATTCTGAAGACAACGGTTCGTATTTTATCCACACCGTCTCTCGATACGGCACTCCAGGGAAGGATTGGCGTGTTGTTGCAACGTCTGATATGAGCGAAGTCCGATGCACGTGCATGAGAATGGAATGTTTCGGGGTCCCCTGCGAACATATAATTGCGGTGCTTGTTCTTAACAATGTTCATGAGATCCCAAGTTCTCTGATATTGCCGAGATGGACCAAGGAT CACTTCGAGAACGAACATGCAGCAGACACCAGTTTTTCACCCGAGGGGCCACCCACTGCGGGTGGCAGAGCCCCGGCACGGAATCCACCCAAGCGCAATACAAAGGGTAACGGTGATGACGGTGGAAAGAAAACCAAGCGATGTCGTTTGTGCCGCGAGGTGGGACATAATAGGACGACGTGTCCGGACCGCCGCACAATGGAGTCATCTAGCGCAGTTGCAGATGAAATGGATTCGATGGACACTGACATG CTCTATGATAACCTATCGGGGGATCTGTATGCGACTGCGGAGATTCCTTCGTTCCGATGCTCCGACAGTGACACGCAGGCTGGGTTTGTTGACAGTGACTTCGCTGGGACTAACACGTCCGGGCCAGTCATGTCTCTCGCCGATTGA